In Providencia hangzhouensis, the DNA window TATGGGGCTAGTTCAATCTTTAACACCCGATAAACTGGCTCAAATAAAAAATGTTTATAAAACCTTATTACCAGATTATCCAAGGTTTGAAATAGCAGAAAGCTTCTTTAATTCAGTTTACTGCCGGTTATTTCAGCATCGGGAGCTTACACAAGATAACTTATTTATTTTTACATCCCAGCCTGCAAGGCGTTTTTCTGTTTCTCCTAGGCCACTAGCTCGCGAATACTTTGTTAATAATAATTTAGAGGGGTTATTGTTCACAATATTAAGTGGGTTACCACTAAGGCTAAAGTGGCGTAATTTGGATTTAGATATTCATTGTATTATCAATGTATTGAAAACAAAATTTCCTGATATTGAAACCCAAAAAGTCAGTTTTCATATTGCAAATGAGTTATTTTACCGTAATAAGGCTGCTTGGCTAGTTGGTAAAATTTATATTAATGATGAGGTTCACCCATTCTTACTTCCTATTCATCATGATGATTGTCAGCGCATTTATATTGATGCGTGTTTAACTGAGTTTGATGAAGCCAGTATTGTATTTGGTTTTGCTCGGTCCTATTTTATGGTGTATGCCCCTTTTCCAGCAGCACTGGTTTTTTGGTTGAGGGAGATCTTACCCAGTAAGTCAATTGCTGAATTATATATGGCAATTGGTTGTCAAAAGCATGGAAAAACAGAGTATTACAGAGAATATCTCGCCTATATTAATTTTTCACGAGAGCAATTTACCGTTGCACCAGGTGTTAAAGGAATGGTGATGTTAGTCTTTACGTCCCCTTCTTTCGATCGTGTTTTTAAAATTATTAAGGATCAATTTGCGCCACAAAAGCAAGTAACACGAGAACGAGTTTTAGAATGCTATCGTTTGGTTAAAGAGCACGATAGAGTTGGCCGTATGGCTGACACCCAAGAGTTTGAAAATTTTGTGATTAGTAAGTCTTCCATCAGCGATGAGTTAATGGCGGAATTATTGAAAGAGGTTCCATCTCAAATTGAAGATTTAGGCGATAACATATTGATTCGTCATTTGTACATGGAAAGAAAGATGATCCCATTGAATATTTATATGGATAATGCCACTGACGCGCAATTACATAATGCATTAAATGAATATGGCTGGGCGATTAAACAATTAGCGGCTGCGAATATTTTCCCCGGAGATATGTTGTTTAAAAATTTTGGAGTAACGCGTCATGGCCGCGTTGTTTTTTATGACTATGATGAAATCTGTTATATGACAGAGGTGAATTTTCGTAAAATTCCTGAGCCATTATACCCTGAGCAAGAATTATCTAGTGAGCCATGGTATAGCATTAGTGAGCAAGATGTTTTCCCTGAAGAGTTTGCTTCTTTTATTTGCCAAAATGAGAAAATTCGTCATTACTTGCAACAATATCATGCAGATTTATTTTCCGCAGATTATTGGCAAAAGTTACAAAATAGAATTTTGGCGGGGCGCGTAGAAGATGTTTATGCCTATCGTGAGGAATTACGTTTTTGCCATAAATTCAGTGAGGTTGCATAACTATAATACGCAACTAATGGGAATAGTTACGTATTAATTAAAGGCAATTAAAAACGACTTAGCAAGCATTGAGTCGTTTTTCGGGAATGCTATTTTTTTGCGCCTTGTACAGCTTCTTGAGCAAGTTGGGTAATTTTTTCATAATTGCTTGAATTCAAAGCCTCTTCAGGCACTAACCAAGAGCCACCAATACACAGAACACTATCTAATTCTAAATAGTTAAGGTAATTATCTAGCGATATTCCACCGGTTGGGCAAAATTTGACTTGTGAGAAAGGGCCCGCAATGGCTTTTAGCGCCTTAACGCCACCATTGGCTTCCGCTGGGAAAAATTTGAACTCTTTCAGGCCATATTGCATACCAAGCATAAGTTCAGAAACAGTTGAAATTCCAGGGATTAAAGGAATATCTCCTTTGGTTGCTGCATTGAGTAATTCATCTGTCAAACCGGGACTAATTGCGAATTGTGCTCCAGCTTCAGTAACTTCAGCGAGTTGTTTTGCATTAATAACAGTACCTGCGCCAATAATAGCCTCAGGCACTTCTTTTGCAATGAGGCGAATAGCATCGATAGCACACTCCGTACGTAAAGTGACTTCTAACACTCTAATGCCACCTTTGACTAATGCTTTTGCAAGAGGAACCGCTTGTTCTAATTTTTTGATAACAATAACAGGGACGACAGGGCCTTGTTTTAATACGCTTTCAGCGGTCATTTTCCAATTATTCATTTTCTATTCCTATTCAATGAAAATAGATTAAAAATCAATACTACAAGCACCTTCTTCGGCACCTGATAAATGTCTTCTTAATGCACCGAAAAGCTCCCTTCCACAACCACTACGCTCAGCAGTTAAATCAGCCTCGAAGGGTTGGCGTTTATTGAGTTCTTCTTCATCAACTAGTAATTGTAATTCTCCAGTCAATGCATTTACCCTAATGATATCGCCATTTTTTACTTTTGCTAACAACCCACCATTATAAGCTTCAGGGGTGACATGAATTGCAGATGGTACTTTACCGGATGCTCCGGACAAGCGACCATCAGTAACTAACGCGACTTTGTAGCCTTTATCCATAAGTACACCCAGAGGAGGCATGAGTTTATGAAGTTCAGGCATGCCATTCGCGGATGGCCCTTGGAAGCGGACAACAATAATACAATCTTTATTAAGCTCACCTGCTTCAAAGTGTGATGCAATCTCATTTTGGTTGTTAAATACGACTGCTGGAGCTTCAATAACTTGATTTTCTTCAGGAACTGCTGATGTTTTCATCACGGCACGCCCTAAGTTACCAGAAAGTAATTTTGTGCCCCCATGAGGTGAGAATGGGTGTTCTATTTCAGCGATAACATCAGGATTAAACGAGGATTTAGGGCCTTCTCGCCATTCAAGTTGGCCATTATTTAGCCAAGGTTCCATGGTATAACGTTCCAGCCCGAATCCTGCTACGGTATGGACATCGTTATATAATAAACCTTTTTGTAATAGCTGGTGGATAAGCAAAGCTACGCCACCTGCGGCTTGGAATTGGTTGATATCCGCTTGGCCATTAGGATAGATACGGCAAATAAGTGGAACAATAGCTGAAATATCGGAAAAATCATCCCAATTGATAATGATCCCTGCGGCTCTTGCTATAGCAACAAGATGCATGGTTAAGTTAGTTGAGCCTCCCGTCGCGAGCAATGCGACGATACCGTTGACAATAACTTTTTCGTTAACCAGTTGACCGATAGGTAAGTACTGGCCCGATTGTTCAGTTAAACGCGTAATTTGTCGTGCGGCAGCCTCTGTTAATGCATCCCGTAGTGGAGAGTCAGGTGGTACAAATGACGCACCGGGTAGATGTAACCCCATGACCTCCATCATCATTTGATTCGAGTTGGCAGTACCGTAAAAAGTACAGGTGCCGATCCCATGGTAAGAGGCGGCTTCGGCTTCTAATAAAGCGAGTCGATTAACTTTGCCTTCAGCATACAGCTGGCGAATACGAACCTTTTCTTTATTTGGTAAGCCTGTTGCCATTGGACCTGCTGGGACAAATATTGCAGGAAGGTGACCAAATGAAAGTGCGCCAAGCATTAAGCCTGGAACAATTTTGTCGCAAATACCTAAATAGAGCGCACCATCAAACATATTATGGGATAGGCCAATGGCAGTTGACATGGCAATGACATCTCGACTTAGCATCGATAGTTCCATCCCATCTTGCCCTTGGGTTACGCCATCACACATTGCTGGGACACCCGCAGCGACTTGGCCAATTGAGCCAGCTTCTAATAATGCTTTTTTGAGTTGTTCAGGGTACTTGTCGTAGGGACGATGAGCAGAAAGCATATCATTGTAGGAATTGATGATTGCAATATCAGAGCGAGTCATGCTTTTAAGAATTTGTTTTTCTTCGCTTTGGCATGCTGCAAAGCCATGGGCAAGGTTACCGCAAGCGAGTGATGCTCGATGGACGGTCATACAACGAGCCTGCTCTATTTTTTTGAGATAAGCAGCTCGAGTTTTCAGTGAACGAGAAATGATACGTTGAGTGATGCGATCAAGTTCTTTATTGATCACTGAAGGATTTGTCTCTTTAGAGGTGGTCATGCTCATGATAATTGCTCCATAGTGCAGTAAAAAGATGAATCAAACTGCAAGTCAATTCGGGTTGTGCCTATCGTTATTTACTTGTGAACTATAGCATCAATGTTACCGGTAACATTGTTCAATGAAAGCGGAGGAGTTGCAATATAGAAAATGAATATTCGAAGCTATCTGTGATCTGAATCAAATTTATATTATGGTGTGGACAGGGTAGGAAATAGACAAATAAGCATGCTATAGTGGCTTAGTTGATGATTTTATCATCAAAATTCAATTAGATGATTGTCGAAGGTTAGGTTGTATTCATGAGAAGAGCGGCAGGATGTTAAGGCTAGTTATAGCTGCATTTATATTGTTATTGGCAAATTTTGTTAGGGCTGAGGTTATCTTAGCTTCGGGGTCATATAAAATTTTAACTGAAGTTTTTAATGAACAAACGGCAATGCAGTTACAGAATGCGTCACAAGCAGAAAAAATTGATGTATTGACCCGATATTTTTTAACTACACCTTACAATAAACAAACTTTGAATATGAGTCCGCTATCACCTGAAGAATTGGTGATTAATTTGAAGGAGATGGACTGTATGACATTCATAGAGTACATCGAGGCTTTTAAGCGTTCTAACAATTACGAGCAATTTGTTTCAAATTTAATCAATATTCGTTATATCAACCAAAATATTACATTTAAACATCGGCGGCATTTTTTCTCTGATTGGGCGCAAGAACCTGAGGCGATAGTGGTAGATATTACTAGTGAAATAAGCCCACACTTTATTCGGGTAAATAAACAACTTAATTTGAAAAATTATAATCAGCGATATATATCAGGCTTGCCTGTTAAAAGTAGACTAATAAACTATATTCCAGTTAAATATGTGGATGATGATTTAGTATTGAGATTAAATGTAGGGGATTACATCGGCGTTTATTCAAAGGATAATGGGTTAGATGTAAGTCATGTGGGTGTTGTAATACGTAGAGGTAATAAAACAATATTTAGAAATGCCTCTTCACTACGTAGAAATCTTCAGGTTATTGATATCGAACTGAACGATTACTTAAAAGGGAAGGCCGGGATTGTTGTTTTTAGGCCGAAATCAGATTATTAGCCTGACTATAGAGAATATTATAATAATAAGATAAATTATTAATCTGTTTTTTGATATAAAAAAGGGAAAACACAATTTTTGCGTATGTAAAAATTTAACATATAGAGTGAAAATTATTTAATAATAAAAAACAGATAATTATTTTTATTGGTTACTAATTATTTCTAGTAACATTTAAAATGTAAAAGTATATTAAATTATCGATTTGATCAAAAAAAACATATAGAAATGTAATTTAATTATAAAAATAAAAAAACTTTTATAAAGCAATGGATTACTTTACATATATTATTTTCCTCATTTTTTTTGTATATAAAAATGATGTTTGTCTATCAATCTTGTTATCTTTGATTGCTCATAACTATTTTAAATAGTTATGATTAATTTTATAATGAATAATACTAGCTAAATTATTTTTCTTATTTACATTTAGGAGATGGTTATGCATATAGCTAAAAAGAAAAATATTTATGCATTACTAGGTAATCATTTACGTAAGGCTAGAGTGAGTAAAGGGTTATCAGGAAATGAGCTGGGTTCGATTATTCATTTGAGCCAACAGCAAGTATCACGATATGAGTTAGGTATTAATAAGTTGAGTTTAGATAAACTAATTGAAATTGTAATTTTTTTAGATATTGATATTAATGAGATTACTAAAATCATTGCTAAGCAGGTTGAGTATGAAAAAAATGAGTTAGCGATAACCTAAGCAAGATAATTTTTATTTTCTTTTTATAACATTTTATGAATAATTTATTCCCTTTAAAAATGCCTAGTATAAAAAATAGGTTATAACTTATACGTTATAGAGAATTAGACGATTAATTTTGCATAGTACTCGAAAAAAATATTTCTATGGTAACTACTTAAAATTAAAAATTAAATTCTAGAAATAAGAATAATCAATTCAATATGTCTCTATTTTAAGGAGGGGGAGCTTATTAGTGATCATAATTATAATTTTTTCTGGCGCTTCTCTCTCTACTTTTTCCAATGTTCCCTACCATTTAATAGAAGGGGATGTTTTTCGTTAATAAGAAAACCTTTTTTGTTTCTAATATGAGCTAAAAAGGTTTTAACATGATGTATTTAAACATTTATTTCATTTTCTATTATCTATTTTTCTAAAAAGAATAAGCATTGTGATGTTGTTGGTGCATGAAAATTGATAGTATTGCAGACGACACAATGCTTAAATAAAGCTTAATGAATAATAGAGTAAGGCTATGGTTTGATGTTCAAATATATAGGGATATTGTTTGCTTTTTTACTATTATTAGGCTGTTCGGCCTCGAACAAAGGTTACTATCTTGATAACCGTTACCCATCAAAAAATAGTAGTCAGCGCATTCAATATGTCATTATTCACTACACCGTTTCCGATGATGCGCGTTCCATAGCCACACTAACGCAAGGCAAAGTGAGCTCCCATTTCCTCATACCGAGTGTACCTGAAACTAAAAATGGCCAGCCTGTTGTATTACAACTCGTTCCCGAATCATTAAAAGCATGGCATGCAGGTGAAAGTTATTGGCTACAGCATAATGGTTTGAATGATATTTCTATTGGAATTGAAATCGTTAATGCAGGGGGACAAAAGGATGCTAAAGGAAAGCAACTGTGGGCTCCTTACAATGAAGCGCAAATTGTGGCATTGATACCTCTCATCCAAGATATTATGCAGCGCTATAGTATTCCCCCAGAAAATATTATTGGTCACAGTGATATCGCACCACTGCGCAAGCAGGACCCAGGCAAGGCATTTCCATGGCAACGTCTTGCTCAACATGGTATAGGGGCTTGGCCTGACCCAAAAACAGTCACTAAATTTCTGGCGGGGCGTAATGCCAATGAACCCGCAAGCGTGTTACGAATTCAAAAAGCGCTTAATTTTTATGGATATTCAACAATCCCGCTATCAGGTAAGTTAGATCCACAGACGAAAAAAACATTGCGTGCTTTCCAATTGCATTTCCGACCGCGAGATATTGAAGGACAAGCGGACGCTGAAACAGAGGCTATCGCGTTGGCACTCATTGAAAAGTACCGTGATATGCAAAAATTTAAGTTATTTGAAAAGACTCTGAAGTTGCCTACTATTTCAACAAATCAGCAAGGTGATTAGAGGGCAGTAAAAAGCTTTGTAAGGTTAAGTGAAATACAGGTTGCTTTGTATTTCACTTTCACTGTTTAGCTAGCGGTTTGCGCCATATTCATGGCTTATTTCTTTTGCGGCTTTGATAACCATAGCGCCTAATTCAGTAATACGGTCGTCAGTGATACGTGATAATGGGCCTGAAATAGAAATGGCTGCGAAAGCTTCTTTGTGTTCATCATAAATACAAGCCCCAATACAGCGTAACCCTAATGCATGCTCTTCGTCATCATAAGAAAAACCTTGCTTTTTAGCCTGTTGTAAATTCTCTTTTAAAGCTGATGGGTTAGTTAATGTATAAGGCGTATAAGCATGTAAACCTTTACGGCTTAAAAGTGGAACCAGTTTGTCTTCTGGTAAGTTAGCAATGAATGCTTTGCCTGCCCCCGAGGCGTGTAATGGCAGTTTTCCTCCGATTGGTGCTGACATTCTCATTAGCGCATTGCATTGTACTTGGTCAACAATGACGGCATCGTACTCTGTATGGTCTAGGATAGCTAAGTTGACAGTTTCCCCCGATTCATCCATTAAGCGGCGTAGTATTGGGTGGACGAGGGCTAACAAATTACGACTCTCTAAAAAGCTGCTACCAATGATAAAAGCATGAGAAGCAATAACCCATAGGCCTAAATCACCAGTTTGGCGAACAAAACCATGTTGTTCTAAAGTCATTAAAAGGCGATGTGTTGTTGAGTTGGGTAAGCCAGCTTGCATCGCAAGGTCAGTGAGGGCAATTCCCCCTGTCGATTCGGAAATATATTCCAATAGTGTTAATCCACGACTTAATGATTGAACTTGTCCTGCTGCAGCTGCGCCACTCGCCGGCCCTTTTGCTTTTTTAAGTTTCTTAGTAATTGGTGCCGTTGCCATTAAGTCTCTCCTGACTGTCATTTAGCTTCTATTATGAACTATTTCACTTGAAAATACTCATCGGATCAGTGAAAAGTGTGCTCTTGTGCAACCTTGAAAAACTCTCATCATAACAGCGAATTTTCACGAGAGAAGTTGTGATAGGATGTTAAAGGTAAAAATTTGACTTATTTCTCAGTGTTCCATTTTAGGAGGGCAGTGCAGTGTCCGCAAAAGTTAATCAATTAGAACAAGAATTAAAAAAACGTATATTGGTATTAGATGGTGCAATGGGAACAATGATCCAACAACATAAGTTGTCGGAAGCCCAGTTTCGCGGAGAACGATTTGCGGATTGGCCGAGTGATTTAAAGGGAAATAATGATCTATTAGTCTTAACTCAGCCAGATATTATTCGAGATATTCATTCTCAATACTTTGAAGCGGGCGCGGATATTGTTGAAACCAATACTTTTAACTCAACATCCATTGCGATGGCTGATTATAAAATGGAATCACTTTCCGCTGAAATTAACGAAGTTGCTGCGCGTCTTGCCCGTGAATGTGCTGACGAGTGGACACGTAAAACCCCTGACCAGCCGCGTTATGTTGCCGGAGTTTTAGGCCCGACAAACCGCACTGCTTCTATTTCTCCTGATGTTAATGATCCTGCTTATCGCAATATCACCTTTGATCAACTCGTTGAAGCCTACCGTGAATCTACCCGATCTTTAGTAAAAGGTGGGGTAGATCTGATCATGATCGAAACCATTTTTGACACATTGAATGCGAAAGCCGCGATCTTTGCGGTAGAAACTGAACTGGAAGCTTTGGGTGTTTCTCTACCTATTATGATCTCGGGTACGATCACAGATGCTTCTGGCCGGACATTATCAGGGCAAACAACAGAAGCATTTTATAACTCATTGCGCCATGCGCAGCCGATATCATTTGGCTTGAACTGTGCATTAGGCCCGGATGAGCTGCGCCAGTATATTGCTGAATTATCAAGGATTGCGGAATGTTATGTCAGTGCGCACCCTAATGCAGGGCTACCGAATGCGTTTGGTGAATATGATCTTGATGCGCAAAATATGGCTGAACAAATTCATGAATGGGCAACCGCAGGGTTCTTAAATATTGTTGGTGGGTGCTGTGGAACGACGCCATTACATATCAAAAAAATGGCAGAAGCCGTAAAAGGTATCACACCACGTCAATTACCGTCACTACCTGTTGAATGCCGTTTATCGGGTTTAGAACCGTTAAATATTGGCGAAAAATCGTTATTTGTTAACGTTGGGGAAAGAACCAATGTGACGGGGTCGGCAAAATTTAAGCGGCTGATTAAAGAAGAAAATTACCAAGAAGCCTTAGATGTGGCACGTCAGCAAGTTGAAAATGGTGCGCAAATCATCGACATCAATATGGATGAAGGGATGTTGGACTCCCACGCGGCGATGGTGCGTTTCTTGAATCTGATTGCTGGTGAGCCAGATATTGCTCGCGTGCCAATTATGATTGACTCCTCAAAATGGGAGGTGATCGAGGCGGGGCTTAAGTGCATACAAGGTAAGGGGATCGTCAATTCAATCTCAATGAAAGAGGGGGTTGAGGCATTTATTGAGCATGCTAAATTATTGCGCAAATATGGTGCTGCGGTGGTCGTCATGGCATTTGATGAAGTTGGCCAAGCAGATACACGTGAGCGGAAAATTGAAATTTGTCGCCGTGCTTATCAGATCCTTACCGAAGAGGTGGGCTTCCCTCCTGAAGACATTATTTTTGACCCAAATATTTTTGCCGTAGCCACAGGAATCGAAGAGCATAATAACTATGCCGTTGATTTTATTGAAGTCTGTAAGGACATTAAGGCTCAGTTACCTCATGCGATGATTTCTGGCGGGGTTTCCAACGTCTCCTTCTCATTTAGAGGAAACGACCCTGTACGTGAAGCAATTCATGCTGTTTTCCTGTATTACGCCATTCGTAATGGAATGGATATGGGGATCGTTAATGCGGGGCAGCTCGCTATCTATGATGACCTGCCTACTGAATTAAAAGATGCTGTTGAAGATGTGATTTTAAATCGCCGTGATGACAGTACAGAACGTTTGCTTGAACTGGCGGAAAAATACCGTGGAGCAGGGGCAGGAGAGCAGCAAGTTCAACAAGCGGAATGGCGTAGTTGGGAAGTTGAAAAGCGTCTTGAATACGCATTAGTGAAAGGTATTACCGAATTTATCATTGAAGATACTGAAGAAACACGCCAACGTGCTTCCAGCCCAATCGAAGTGATTGAAGGCCCCTTGATGAATGGTATGAATGTGGTTGGAGACCTATTTGGGGAAGGAAAAATGTTCTTACCTCAAGTGGTGAAATCTGCTCGGGTGATGAAACAGGCCGTAGCCTATTTAGAACCTTATATTCAAGAGCTTAAGCAGTCAGGTAGTAGTGCAGGAAAAATCTTACTCGCGACGGTAAAGGGCGATGTTCATGACATAGGCAAAAATATCGTTGGGGTTGTTCTGCAGTGTAATAACTATGAAATCATTGATTTAGGCGTGATGGTTCCGTGTGAAACTATTCTAAAAACAGCACGTGAAGAGAACGTCGATATTATTGGGTTATCCGGTTTGATCACGCCATCTCTTGATGAAATGGTGCACGTAGCTAAAGAGATGGAAAGACAAGGGTTTACCTTGCCATTACTGATTGGTGGGGCGACAACATCAAAAGCACACACTGCCGTGAAAATTGAGCCTAATTATAGTGGGCCAACGACTTACGTGCAAAATGCCTCTCGAACTGTGGGGGTTGTCGCAGCGCTATTGTCAGCAACACAAAAAGCAGATTTTGTTGCGCGCACTCGCCGTGAATATGAAACGGTTCGTCAGCAACATGGCCGTAGAAGGCCAAAAACACCGCCTGTGGCACTGGATGTGGCACGCGCTAATGCGGTTAATATTGATTGGCAACATTACCAACCACCTGTGCCAAAATTTCTTGGTATTCAAGAAGTCACCGCATCTATTTCAACGCTGAGAAACTATATTGATTGGACGCCATTTTTTATGACGTGGTCTCTGGCAGGTAAATACCCGCGGATCTTAGAGGATGAAGTGGTCGGTTCTGAAGCGCGTAAGCTATTGAAAGACGCCAATAATATGTTAGATAAGCTTGATAAAGAAAACTTATTAACGCCAAAAGGTATTTTTGGCTTATTCCCTGCAAACCGGGTTGGCGATGATATTGAAATTTATACCGATGAGTCGCGAAATCATGTGCAAGTCATGGGGCTGAATTTACGCCAACAAACTTTAAAAACTGAGTTTCCAAACTATTGTTTATCTGACTTTGTCGCGCCAAAGGACAGTGGTAAAGCCGATTATATTGGGGCTTTCGCAGTGACAGGGGGCTTAGAAGAAGACGCGCTTGCTGATGCATATGAACAACAGCATGATGACTATAATAAAATTATGGTTAAAGCGCTGGCGGATAGGCTAGCGGAGGCATTTGCTGAATATTTACACCAACAAGTCCGCATGCAATATTGGGGTTATGCAGACGATGAAAACTTGAGTAATGAAGAACTTATTCGCGAAAATTACCAAGGGATCCGCCCTGCACCGGGGTATCCGGCTTGCCCTGAGCATACAGAAAAGGCAAAAATTTGGCAGTTACTGGACGTGGAAACGCAAATTGGTATGCAACTCACCAGTTCCTATGCGATGTGGCCAGGGGCCTCGGTATCAGGCTGGTATTTTAGCCATCCTGAAAGTAAATATTTTGCGGTAGCCCAGCTACAAAAAGACCAAATTGAGGATTATGCAAAGCGTAAAGGGATGTCGGTGACGGAGTTGGAGCGTTGGCTAGCGCCAAACTTAGCTTATGACCCGGAAGATTAAAACAAGATCAATACATTGATTTTTCATGCATTCGGCACCATCTTATAGGTAATACATTAGAGGGGGCCAATGATGAGCTATGAATTTATTATTGAAGAAGAACTGCCACGCTCGGCAGTTTTTCCTTATCAGATCCAAAACAGTGCGGCGCCTGAAACGTTCATGATGAGCGAAGACGCGGTGAGCGCTATGATGAGTGTTTTACAGATCATGGATAAGCTTGATACCGATGATTCACTGGGTGAGCACTGTTTTAATCAGATTTGGTTAAGAAGCGAGCTAACACCTGCAAGAGCAGAAGAAATTTACCTATTTTTAGAAGAAAATTTAGCAGTAGAACCCGTGCCTTCAGAGGACGAAATCGCGGCTTTTCATCAAGCCCAAATCGATGAAAATAAGCTGTTATCTCAAGAAAGCCCGAAAGACGGTATGGTACCCGTGCATAAATTTTCGACCAATGACGGTTGGTTGGTGACCACGAAAGAGTGTGAATGGATTGCGGAAGTGTTTTCACCAGAACTGGTGAGTGAAAACCACTTTGTCGTTTCTCAGATCTCTGAACTGTGTGAGATTAGCCACCGCACATTGGAAGCTCTGTTAATTGAGTGGGGTAAATTTAATTTATTTGCCAGTAAACACGGTGGTTACCGCGTTAACTAAGTACTGCGGCTTATTTCGGAGACAAAAGTTTCAGCAAGAAGCTGGCGTCTCCTCCGTTTTCTTAATAATTCCTTTGTTATTCTACTTTTTCAGCCAACATCCCTTATGAATTTTTTATTGGAGTGATATGTTA includes these proteins:
- the metH gene encoding methionine synthase, yielding MSAKVNQLEQELKKRILVLDGAMGTMIQQHKLSEAQFRGERFADWPSDLKGNNDLLVLTQPDIIRDIHSQYFEAGADIVETNTFNSTSIAMADYKMESLSAEINEVAARLARECADEWTRKTPDQPRYVAGVLGPTNRTASISPDVNDPAYRNITFDQLVEAYRESTRSLVKGGVDLIMIETIFDTLNAKAAIFAVETELEALGVSLPIMISGTITDASGRTLSGQTTEAFYNSLRHAQPISFGLNCALGPDELRQYIAELSRIAECYVSAHPNAGLPNAFGEYDLDAQNMAEQIHEWATAGFLNIVGGCCGTTPLHIKKMAEAVKGITPRQLPSLPVECRLSGLEPLNIGEKSLFVNVGERTNVTGSAKFKRLIKEENYQEALDVARQQVENGAQIIDINMDEGMLDSHAAMVRFLNLIAGEPDIARVPIMIDSSKWEVIEAGLKCIQGKGIVNSISMKEGVEAFIEHAKLLRKYGAAVVVMAFDEVGQADTRERKIEICRRAYQILTEEVGFPPEDIIFDPNIFAVATGIEEHNNYAVDFIEVCKDIKAQLPHAMISGGVSNVSFSFRGNDPVREAIHAVFLYYAIRNGMDMGIVNAGQLAIYDDLPTELKDAVEDVILNRRDDSTERLLELAEKYRGAGAGEQQVQQAEWRSWEVEKRLEYALVKGITEFIIEDTEETRQRASSPIEVIEGPLMNGMNVVGDLFGEGKMFLPQVVKSARVMKQAVAYLEPYIQELKQSGSSAGKILLATVKGDVHDIGKNIVGVVLQCNNYEIIDLGVMVPCETILKTAREENVDIIGLSGLITPSLDEMVHVAKEMERQGFTLPLLIGGATTSKAHTAVKIEPNYSGPTTYVQNASRTVGVVAALLSATQKADFVARTRREYETVRQQHGRRRPKTPPVALDVARANAVNIDWQHYQPPVPKFLGIQEVTASISTLRNYIDWTPFFMTWSLAGKYPRILEDEVVGSEARKLLKDANNMLDKLDKENLLTPKGIFGLFPANRVGDDIEIYTDESRNHVQVMGLNLRQQTLKTEFPNYCLSDFVAPKDSGKADYIGAFAVTGGLEEDALADAYEQQHDDYNKIMVKALADRLAEAFAEYLHQQVRMQYWGYADDENLSNEELIRENYQGIRPAPGYPACPEHTEKAKIWQLLDVETQIGMQLTSSYAMWPGASVSGWYFSHPESKYFAVAQLQKDQIEDYAKRKGMSVTELERWLAPNLAYDPED